The following proteins are co-located in the Vicugna pacos chromosome 3, VicPac4, whole genome shotgun sequence genome:
- the LOC140695740 gene encoding histone H2B subacrosomal variant-like has protein sequence MARPVAKKNKCSRGYQNPISRKKSQSITESGLRNYSLYINRVLKEVVPHRSISSHTLDVINNMINNIFERISTEAYNIMNLRNRRTLTPEDIQKAVYLLLPGKLAKYAVAFGSEAVHRYVNSYAPCTS, from the coding sequence ATGGCCAGACCTGTCGCCAAAAAGAACAAGTGCTCCAGAGGATATCAAAACCCAATCTCCAGAAAGAAATCACAGTCCATCACTGAATCTGGCCTTAGGAATTATTCACTCTACATAAACAGGGTCCTAAAGGAAGTGGTTCCCCACAGGAGCATATCATCCCATACCTTGGACGTCATAAACAACATGATCAACAACATCTTTGAGCGCATTTCCACAGAAGCCTACAACATAATGAATTTAAGGAATCGTCGTACCCTCACCCCTGAAGACATCCAGAAGGCAGTGTATCTTCTGCTGCCCGGGAAACTAGCCAAGTACGCAGTGGCTTTTGGAAGTGAAGCTGTCCACAGATATGTCAACTCCTACGCTCCATGTACCAGCTAA